The Vicinamibacterales bacterium genome has a segment encoding these proteins:
- a CDS encoding alpha/beta hydrolase, which yields MAPTTRSAVSRRRFLASAAGVGAAGVLAPGKAASQPSAPIVTRTDVVYGRVEGSALLANLAYPDGPGPRPAIVSVHGGRWRAGNRTDASSIKVAQWAELGFFAMSIDYRLVGGSPAPAAYLDVRCALRWLHAHAGDYGVDPARVYLIGQSAGGHMVSLAATLGDGTYPKTGGWPDARSDVRAVISVAGAYDLPSLSWGNLWTPVSGDVDEARRQASPMHHVSASTTPLLVIHSDDDRSVPIQQAVDFVEKLKGAGVTHRFVHYADKGHMGITDDVVREARAFIAETEPKR from the coding sequence ATGGCACCCACCACGCGTTCCGCGGTCTCACGGCGGAGGTTCCTGGCATCGGCGGCGGGCGTGGGCGCGGCGGGCGTGCTCGCACCAGGGAAGGCGGCGTCACAGCCGTCGGCGCCGATCGTCACCAGGACCGACGTCGTCTACGGGCGCGTCGAGGGCTCGGCGCTCCTGGCCAATCTGGCGTATCCCGATGGCCCGGGACCCCGGCCCGCGATCGTGTCCGTGCACGGCGGCCGCTGGCGCGCCGGCAACCGCACCGACGCCAGCAGCATCAAGGTGGCGCAGTGGGCCGAGCTGGGCTTCTTCGCCATGTCCATCGACTACCGGCTGGTGGGCGGGTCACCGGCGCCGGCCGCCTACCTGGATGTCCGCTGCGCGCTTCGATGGCTGCACGCGCACGCCGGCGACTACGGGGTGGATCCGGCCCGCGTGTATCTCATCGGCCAGTCGGCGGGCGGTCACATGGTGTCGCTGGCCGCCACGCTCGGCGACGGCACGTATCCGAAGACCGGCGGCTGGCCCGACGCCCGGAGCGACGTGCGCGCGGTGATCAGCGTGGCCGGGGCGTACGATCTGCCGTCGCTGTCCTGGGGCAACCTGTGGACGCCCGTGAGCGGCGACGTGGACGAGGCGCGGCGGCAGGCCTCGCCGATGCACCACGTGTCCGCGTCGACCACGCCCCTTCTCGTGATCCACTCCGACGACGACCGGTCCGTCCCGATCCAGCAGGCCGTGGACTTCGTGGAGAAGCTGAAGGGCGCGGGCGTGACCCACCGCTTCGTGCACTACGCCGACAAGGGCCACATGGGCATCACCGACGACGTCGTGCGCGAGGCCCGCGCGTTCATCGCCGAGACGGAACCGAAGCGGTAA
- a CDS encoding GNAT family N-acetyltransferase, protein MSAAGPPVTLRLAVPADVLAVARVHVATWQTAYRGLVPDAYLDRLQAEERATRYDFSHVDASKPRTIVGVADGSVVGFATTAPAAAGTPGGELCALHVHPGWWGRGIGVTLIEEARAHLIATGHRTAWLWMLDGNARAERFYRQDRWEPDGARRTVDVWGVTLREVRFAREL, encoded by the coding sequence ATGAGCGCCGCCGGTCCGCCCGTGACGCTCCGGCTGGCCGTGCCGGCCGATGTGTTGGCCGTTGCGCGCGTCCACGTCGCCACCTGGCAGACGGCGTATCGCGGGCTCGTGCCGGACGCGTACCTCGATCGACTCCAGGCGGAGGAGCGGGCCACCCGCTACGACTTCTCGCACGTCGATGCCTCGAAGCCGCGCACCATCGTCGGCGTGGCCGACGGGAGCGTCGTGGGCTTCGCGACGACCGCGCCAGCCGCGGCGGGGACGCCGGGCGGCGAGCTGTGCGCGTTGCACGTGCATCCCGGCTGGTGGGGACGCGGCATCGGCGTGACCCTGATAGAGGAGGCGCGCGCCCATCTCATCGCCACGGGACACCGGACGGCCTGGCTCTGGATGCTCGACGGGAACGCGCGCGCCGAGCGGTTCTATCGCCAGGACCGCTGGGAGCCCGACGGCGCGCGGCGGACCGTGGACGTGTGGGGCGTGACGCTCCGCGAGGTCCGCTTCGCGCGCGAACTGTAG
- a CDS encoding FAD-dependent oxidoreductase: MSRTRIVIAGTNFAGYTAALELKELVGDNHDIVVVANTHKFLFFPSLIWYPFGLREEKDITFDVRPIYESHGIQFIEDEIERFDPPANQVLTKTKGAIPYDYLVIGTGPKVDYDYIPGVRQYSHSIVGLGPAQRTREAWNRFLIHPGPIVVASAQGAACFGAAYEFLFNLRYQVAKHDLADKAPITYVTAEPFAAHFGIGGFGNAQKMCEWLFRHYQIDSRMNAEIDRVEADGVHLKDGEFLPSAFTMVMPRFLGVDAVRNTPGLANEKGFIEVADTYQHPTFKNVFAAGVAVHVAPPGATAVPCGVPKTGFPTEQMAKTAVKNVVASIKGLPLSTAKFDDMAAYCIMDTGNMGMIIAGDHMLSPREHEFIIPGPEAHWAKVAFEKYFLWTRRHAHV; this comes from the coding sequence ATGTCCCGCACGCGCATCGTCATCGCCGGCACCAACTTCGCCGGCTACACGGCCGCCCTCGAGCTCAAGGAGCTGGTGGGGGACAACCACGACATCGTCGTCGTCGCCAACACCCACAAGTTCCTGTTCTTCCCGTCGCTCATCTGGTACCCCTTCGGATTGCGCGAGGAGAAGGACATCACGTTCGACGTCCGGCCGATCTACGAGTCCCATGGCATCCAGTTCATCGAGGACGAGATCGAGCGATTCGACCCGCCGGCCAACCAGGTCCTGACGAAGACGAAGGGCGCCATCCCGTACGACTACCTGGTCATCGGCACCGGCCCGAAGGTGGACTACGACTACATCCCGGGAGTGCGCCAGTACTCGCACTCGATCGTCGGTCTCGGCCCGGCGCAGCGCACGCGCGAGGCGTGGAACCGTTTCCTCATCCACCCCGGGCCCATCGTCGTCGCATCGGCACAGGGGGCTGCCTGCTTCGGCGCGGCCTACGAGTTCCTCTTCAACCTGCGCTACCAGGTGGCGAAGCACGACCTGGCCGACAAGGCGCCCATCACCTACGTCACGGCCGAGCCGTTCGCCGCGCACTTCGGCATCGGCGGGTTCGGCAACGCGCAGAAGATGTGCGAGTGGCTGTTCCGCCACTATCAGATCGACTCGCGCATGAACGCCGAGATCGATCGCGTGGAAGCCGACGGCGTCCACCTGAAGGACGGGGAGTTCCTGCCATCCGCCTTCACCATGGTCATGCCGCGCTTTCTCGGCGTGGACGCCGTGAGGAACACGCCCGGGCTGGCCAACGAGAAGGGCTTCATCGAGGTGGCCGACACCTACCAGCACCCGACGTTCAAGAACGTGTTCGCGGCCGGCGTCGCCGTGCACGTCGCGCCGCCCGGGGCCACCGCCGTGCCCTGCGGCGTGCCGAAGACCGGCTTCCCCACCGAGCAGATGGCGAAGACGGCCGTGAAGAACGTCGTGGCCAGCATCAAGGGGCTGCCGCTCAGCACCGCGAAGTTCGACGACATGGCCGCCTACTGCATCATGGATACCGGCAACATGGGCATGATCATCGCGGGCGATCACATGCTGAGCCCCCGCGAGCACGAGTTCATCATCCCGGGGCCCGAGGCCCACTGGGCGAAGGTGGCCTTCGAGAAGTACTTCCTCTGGACCCGGCGGCACGCGCACGTGTGA
- a CDS encoding antibiotic biosynthesis monooxygenase, translated as MIVRCWRGRTTAANAPRYRAHLLDHVVPALHGIPGFLGVRLLQRPHEDGVEVLVMTEWASMAAIRAFAGATPDIAVVEPEARAVLDAFDRHVEHFDLLDDVRQASPASPPTS; from the coding sequence GTGATCGTCCGCTGCTGGCGCGGCCGCACCACGGCCGCGAACGCCCCGCGCTACCGGGCCCACCTCCTGGACCACGTCGTGCCGGCCCTGCACGGCATCCCGGGCTTCCTTGGCGTGCGGCTCCTGCAGCGCCCGCACGAGGACGGCGTCGAGGTGCTCGTGATGACGGAGTGGGCGTCGATGGCGGCGATTCGGGCCTTCGCCGGCGCCACGCCCGACATCGCCGTCGTGGAGCCGGAGGCGCGAGCGGTGCTCGACGCCTTCGACAGGCACGTCGAGCACTTCGACCTGCTCGACGACGTGCGCCAGGCCTCGCCCGCGTCGCCGCCTACTTCATGA
- a CDS encoding DoxX family protein produces MNVTLWVLQVLLAAAFLAHGVLFLTPPPEIAVLMDASLPRWFQLFLGVAEVAAAVGLTLPGITRVLPSLVAWAAAGIVVVMVSATVYHLARGEGSSAATTFVLLCVASFVTWARWRVRPIAARSRR; encoded by the coding sequence ATGAACGTGACCTTGTGGGTGTTGCAGGTGCTGCTGGCGGCCGCGTTTCTCGCGCACGGCGTGCTGTTCCTGACGCCGCCGCCGGAGATCGCCGTCCTGATGGACGCCTCGCTGCCGCGGTGGTTCCAGCTGTTCCTGGGCGTGGCCGAAGTGGCCGCGGCGGTGGGCCTGACGCTGCCCGGCATCACGCGCGTGCTGCCGAGCCTGGTGGCGTGGGCGGCCGCCGGCATCGTGGTCGTGATGGTCTCGGCGACCGTCTACCACCTGGCGCGCGGGGAGGGGAGTTCCGCCGCGACCACGTTCGTGCTGCTGTGCGTGGCCTCGTTCGTCACCTGGGCGCGGTGGCGCGTCCGGCCGATCGCGGCCAGGTCCCGGCGGTAG
- a CDS encoding DUF6596 domain-containing protein, giving the protein MLYLVFNEGYSATTGDVVVRRSLCDEARRLARLLVHVAPGEAEARGLAALMALQASRLEARVDAAGDPVLLDEQDRGLWDQASIQEGLAELQRAMDASATPGYYTLQAAIAACHARAARPADTDWMAIVHLTPRSWRWPRRPSWP; this is encoded by the coding sequence GTGCTCTACCTGGTCTTCAACGAAGGCTACTCGGCGACGACGGGCGACGTCGTCGTGCGGCGGAGCCTGTGCGACGAGGCGCGACGCCTCGCGCGGCTGCTCGTCCACGTGGCCCCCGGCGAGGCGGAGGCCCGCGGCCTGGCCGCGCTCATGGCCCTCCAGGCGTCCAGGCTGGAGGCCCGCGTGGACGCGGCGGGCGATCCCGTGCTGCTCGACGAACAGGACCGCGGCCTGTGGGACCAGGCCTCGATTCAGGAAGGCCTCGCCGAGCTGCAGCGGGCGATGGACGCCTCGGCGACGCCCGGCTACTACACGCTGCAGGCCGCCATCGCGGCCTGTCACGCGCGGGCCGCCCGCCCGGCGGACACGGACTGGATGGCGATCGTCCACCTGACACCGCGCTCATGGCGCTGGCCCCGTCGCCCGTCGTGGCCTTGA
- a CDS encoding YciI family protein: protein MKFMVIVKASTDSEAGKMPDATMLRAMHAFNEELFKAGVMQAGEGLHPTSRGARVRFEGPKRTVIDGPFAETKELIAGYWIWECASLQDAIDWVKKCPNPHAEDSEIEIRQIFAPEDFGDVAPEVIAREAEMRAEFDARKKG from the coding sequence ATGAAGTTCATGGTGATCGTGAAGGCCAGCACCGACTCGGAAGCCGGCAAGATGCCGGATGCCACGATGTTGCGAGCCATGCACGCCTTCAACGAAGAGCTGTTCAAGGCCGGCGTGATGCAGGCGGGCGAGGGGCTCCACCCCACGAGCCGGGGCGCCCGCGTGCGGTTCGAAGGCCCGAAGCGCACGGTCATCGACGGGCCGTTCGCCGAGACCAAGGAGCTCATCGCCGGGTACTGGATCTGGGAGTGCGCCAGCCTCCAGGACGCCATCGACTGGGTGAAGAAGTGCCCGAACCCGCACGCCGAGGACTCGGAGATCGAGATCCGCCAGATCTTCGCGCCCGAGGACTTCGGCGACGTCGCACCCGAGGTGATCGCGCGGGAGGCGGAGATGCGAGCCGAGTTCGACGCGCGCAAGAAGGGGTAG